In Leisingera sp. NJS204, the following are encoded in one genomic region:
- a CDS encoding ATP-binding protein: MLKSRLEGQVNGDYQRLRGLAAMLATEPDMQQARFSRMAAQVLEGKTAIRHIAAAPGLVVSLVYPVKGNEPVIGLDYNQNAAQREAAHRVRDSGDMVLAGPVNLVQGGTGFIYRLPIFTGSGTDRQFWGILSAVVATGTLYTETGIHGNKGGLEIALTGQDGTGPSGRQFFGVPDMLTGDPVLLDINLPVGSWKLAARPRGGWQSIPGNLWKLRLGLLAAAALVVFPTFLAGRLSAARQTVIGQLRRREAELEAVSRRLEIAVKTSRVGIWECDTVSQKVSWDSRMHELYCVPVQHGPPEGAEWMAMLHPGDRDRVAKALQSAERNKTHFASDFRIVLEDGTFKHIRALASPFTDAQGRDWMIGVNWNVSEDVHLREELIRANQTLSERNSELKHGKRALEDAHAELQKQQAELHRLSLVAKHASDSIILTDAERQILWVNEAFTRVTGYAASEAIGRTPSELLDGPDTDLGVIREMNRHKDLGIRYHNEVLTYTKSGEEAWFDTNIVPVTREDGTVDLIIGIERDITHSKLRERELAEAKVAAEQADRAKTEFLANMSHEIRTPMNGIIGMADLLAEAELSLDEQQNVETIRSSAQALLKIINDILDLSRLEAGKFSITEEDFDLRDCIGSAAGLFRPKALEKGLSLQVSYADGLPERLHGDDGRLRQILVNLIGNAVKFTPQGRIDVRVSHADGNPCRLIAEVEDSGIGISGSQARHIFDRFTQADAATTKEFGGTGLGLTISSMLAKRMGGSISVKSDPGQGSCFRLELQMSPARQAPSPAAEFLLDTAPQIRPCKVLLAEDNQTNRLLIRKFLRGQPVELAEAGNGRAAVDMFKEQQPDIILMDMSMPELDGIAATREIRNLPFPQPVIIALTANAFSSDRQACLDAGMDHFLAKPVKKAVLLHTLASFLTDTAALESQPRARA; encoded by the coding sequence ATGCTCAAGTCCCGGCTGGAAGGCCAAGTCAATGGCGACTATCAGCGGCTGCGCGGGCTGGCAGCGATGCTGGCCACCGAACCGGACATGCAGCAGGCGCGGTTCAGCCGGATGGCCGCACAGGTGCTGGAGGGAAAGACCGCCATCCGGCACATCGCTGCAGCTCCCGGCCTAGTGGTTTCCTTGGTCTATCCGGTGAAAGGAAACGAACCCGTCATCGGGTTGGACTACAATCAGAATGCCGCACAGCGGGAGGCGGCACACCGGGTTCGCGATAGCGGTGACATGGTGCTGGCCGGGCCGGTAAACCTGGTACAGGGCGGCACCGGGTTTATCTACCGGCTTCCTATTTTCACCGGGTCGGGGACTGACCGGCAGTTTTGGGGCATTCTCTCGGCTGTGGTCGCAACCGGCACTCTTTACACCGAGACCGGCATCCATGGAAACAAGGGCGGCCTGGAAATAGCGCTGACCGGCCAAGACGGGACGGGCCCCTCTGGACGCCAGTTTTTCGGCGTGCCGGACATGCTGACCGGAGATCCCGTTCTGCTGGACATAAACCTGCCAGTTGGTTCCTGGAAATTGGCCGCCCGGCCCCGAGGCGGCTGGCAAAGTATTCCTGGCAACCTGTGGAAGCTGAGGCTGGGTCTGTTGGCGGCGGCGGCACTGGTCGTTTTCCCGACGTTTCTGGCCGGCAGGCTGTCTGCTGCAAGGCAAACCGTTATCGGCCAGCTGCGGCGCAGGGAAGCCGAGCTGGAGGCCGTCTCGCGGCGGTTGGAAATTGCAGTCAAAACATCCCGTGTGGGCATTTGGGAATGCGACACGGTGAGTCAGAAGGTGAGCTGGGACAGCCGCATGCATGAACTCTACTGCGTACCCGTGCAGCACGGGCCGCCGGAGGGGGCCGAATGGATGGCCATGCTGCACCCCGGCGACCGGGACCGGGTGGCCAAGGCACTGCAGTCAGCGGAACGGAACAAGACACATTTCGCGTCGGACTTCCGGATTGTTCTGGAAGATGGCACCTTCAAGCATATCCGGGCGCTGGCCAGCCCGTTTACAGATGCGCAAGGCCGCGACTGGATGATTGGCGTCAACTGGAATGTGTCGGAGGATGTCCATCTGCGCGAAGAACTGATCCGTGCGAATCAGACTCTGTCCGAGCGGAACAGCGAACTGAAACACGGCAAACGCGCATTGGAAGACGCCCATGCCGAATTGCAAAAACAACAGGCGGAACTGCACCGTCTGTCGCTGGTCGCAAAACACGCGTCCGACAGTATCATCCTGACCGATGCAGAGCGGCAGATCCTCTGGGTCAACGAGGCCTTCACCCGCGTCACAGGCTATGCCGCCAGCGAGGCAATTGGCCGGACACCTTCAGAATTGCTGGACGGCCCGGATACCGATCTTGGCGTGATCCGGGAAATGAACCGCCACAAGGACCTTGGCATCCGCTATCACAACGAGGTGCTCACCTACACCAAGTCAGGGGAAGAAGCCTGGTTCGATACCAATATCGTCCCAGTGACCCGCGAAGATGGCACAGTCGACCTGATTATCGGCATTGAACGCGACATCACCCATAGCAAACTGCGTGAACGGGAACTGGCCGAGGCCAAGGTTGCGGCCGAACAGGCCGATCGGGCCAAAACGGAATTCCTGGCCAATATGAGCCATGAAATCCGCACTCCGATGAACGGTATCATCGGCATGGCTGATTTGCTGGCTGAGGCGGAGCTTTCGCTGGATGAACAGCAAAATGTGGAAACCATCCGCAGTTCGGCCCAGGCACTGCTGAAGATCATCAATGACATCCTTGACCTGTCGCGGCTGGAAGCCGGGAAATTCTCTATAACCGAAGAGGACTTCGATCTGCGCGACTGTATTGGCAGTGCGGCGGGGCTGTTCCGCCCGAAAGCGCTGGAAAAAGGCCTGTCGCTGCAGGTCTCTTACGCTGACGGGCTACCGGAGCGGCTGCATGGAGATGACGGGCGATTGCGGCAGATTCTGGTCAATCTGATCGGCAATGCTGTCAAGTTTACGCCGCAAGGCAGAATTGACGTCCGCGTCTCGCATGCCGACGGAAACCCATGCCGCCTGATCGCCGAAGTTGAGGACAGCGGGATCGGAATTTCCGGCTCACAAGCGCGCCATATCTTTGACCGCTTCACCCAAGCAGACGCGGCAACGACAAAGGAGTTTGGCGGAACCGGGCTGGGGCTTACCATTTCCAGCATGCTGGCCAAGCGGATGGGCGGCAGCATTTCGGTTAAATCAGATCCCGGCCAAGGCTCTTGCTTCCGGCTGGAACTGCAAATGTCGCCAGCCAGGCAAGCGCCCTCCCCGGCGGCAGAGTTTTTATTGGACACCGCGCCTCAGATCAGGCCTTGCAAGGTTTTGCTGGCTGAGGACAACCAGACCAACAGGCTGCTGATCCGCAAATTTCTGCGCGGTCAGCCGGTGGAGTTGGCTGAAGCCGGGAATGGCCGCGCGGCAGTTGACATGTTTAAGGAGCAGCAACCGGATATTATCCTGATGGATATGTCGATGCCCGAGTTGGACGGCATTGCGGCCACCCGGGAGATCCGCAATCTGCCCTTTCCCCAGCCAGTAATCATTGCCCTGACGGCCAACGCGTTTTCCAGCGACCGGCAAGCCTGTCTGGATGCGGGCATGGATCACTTCTTGGCCAAGCCGGTCAAAAAGGCAGTTCTGCTGCACACTTTGGCATCATTTCTGACAGATACTGCCGCCCTTGAATCGCAGCCCCGAGCAAGAGCCTGA
- a CDS encoding DMT family transporter, with protein sequence MTLFIIAIILSAALLHAVWNAIVKTAADRTTTLGLVAFGHVIPSAVMITILPLPSAESFVYILLSTVVHFGYYYMLGRAYQHGDLSVVYPIARGIVPALVGIWAMIFAGEVLPLQAWAGIAVIALGIQLSSWKALRSGVGRAALGFAAGTGFCISIYSLVDGIGVRLSGNTLSYWAWGAFLHIFIAGFIAVRKRSTLAALPRRTWILGIAGGLVSMTAYGLVLYAKNFAPLGAVSALRETSVIFAALIGFFFLKEGYWIRRLGSAVLMACGVALIGMAV encoded by the coding sequence ATGACCCTTTTTATCATCGCTATCATCTTGTCGGCAGCGCTGTTGCATGCTGTGTGGAACGCCATCGTGAAGACGGCTGCGGACCGCACCACCACACTCGGGCTGGTTGCCTTTGGCCACGTGATCCCCAGTGCCGTGATGATCACAATTCTGCCGCTGCCTTCTGCTGAAAGCTTTGTCTATATCTTGCTCTCAACGGTGGTTCACTTCGGGTACTATTACATGCTTGGCCGCGCCTATCAGCACGGCGACCTCAGCGTCGTTTACCCGATCGCCAGGGGTATCGTGCCGGCGCTTGTCGGCATATGGGCGATGATCTTTGCCGGCGAGGTTTTGCCATTGCAGGCCTGGGCGGGCATTGCGGTGATTGCCCTTGGCATCCAGCTCAGCAGCTGGAAGGCGCTGCGCTCGGGTGTCGGGCGCGCGGCTCTTGGTTTTGCCGCGGGGACCGGTTTTTGCATTTCGATTTATTCATTGGTCGACGGTATCGGCGTGCGTTTGTCCGGTAACACGCTCAGCTACTGGGCCTGGGGGGCATTTCTGCACATTTTTATCGCCGGATTCATTGCTGTGCGCAAGCGCAGCACGCTAGCGGCTTTGCCCAGGCGGACATGGATCCTGGGGATTGCCGGAGGGCTGGTATCCATGACGGCTTACGGGCTGGTGCTTTATGCCAAGAACTTTGCCCCGCTTGGCGCTGTTTCCGCGCTGCGGGAAACGTCGGTGATCTTTGCCGCGCTGATCGGATTTTTCTTTCTCAAAGAAGGATATTGGATACGGCGGCTTGGTTCTGCGGTATTGATGGCCTGCGGTGTGGCCCTGATCGGAATGGCTGTCTAG
- a CDS encoding Na/Pi cotransporter family protein produces the protein MAILTFLISLAGATMLLLYAVRMVRTGIERSYGASFQRLLTGRQSHLQAGLMGLMLAIVLQSSAAVALLTSGFAASGYLAFPTGLAIVLGGDLGSALIIQILSFDLDWLVPVLLAAGGYLFVKTEAKKARQLGRILMGVAFILISLRFLREAMDPIRDSAFLPAVAGYLARDYITAFLVGGALAFVMHSSVAAILMCVTLVQIGAIPFAAGLSLVLGANFGSAFIPVWLSRGMDLRARRIPYANLALRGTWAVICLFGANLALRQGVLGDPQGGQMLVNAHLAFNASLLVLALPVCTPLGEIFARLFPEPAQTEINHPGRPVSALEQGSYGSAAVSVSNLKRELLRMSDQVNAMFRPVLELYQSGGKEKIKTVQLMDAEVNAGLSGVRKYVAAIPEDGFDKEQLKTARSLMEYAIRLETAGDVVARRLTVLAGDLNKRNLSFSREGWMEITRMHEAILANMQLASNVLISDDLESARLLSLEKTELKRMEHDSRKRHLKRLQNGARESFDTSDIHLETLRALREFNSHIAAVAYPVLYRNGQLLETRLINEMLPEDAE, from the coding sequence ATGGCGATATTGACTTTTTTGATCAGTCTGGCGGGAGCCACGATGCTGCTTCTCTATGCGGTGCGGATGGTGCGCACCGGGATCGAGCGCAGCTATGGCGCCTCGTTCCAGCGGCTGCTGACCGGACGGCAAAGCCATCTGCAGGCGGGCCTGATGGGGCTGATGCTGGCGATCGTACTGCAAAGTTCGGCTGCCGTGGCGCTGCTCACCTCCGGGTTTGCGGCCAGCGGCTATCTGGCCTTTCCCACAGGGCTGGCCATCGTGCTGGGCGGCGATCTGGGTTCGGCGCTGATCATTCAGATCCTTTCCTTTGATCTTGATTGGCTGGTGCCGGTGCTGCTCGCGGCAGGCGGGTATCTGTTCGTCAAAACCGAGGCCAAGAAGGCGCGGCAGCTGGGCAGGATCTTGATGGGGGTCGCCTTCATTCTGATTTCGTTGCGATTTCTGCGCGAAGCGATGGATCCGATTCGCGACAGCGCTTTTCTGCCGGCGGTTGCAGGCTATTTGGCGCGGGATTACATCACGGCGTTTCTGGTCGGTGGCGCGCTGGCTTTTGTGATGCATTCGTCAGTTGCCGCTATCCTGATGTGCGTGACGCTGGTGCAGATCGGAGCGATCCCCTTTGCCGCTGGCCTTTCACTGGTATTGGGGGCGAATTTCGGTTCTGCTTTCATTCCCGTCTGGCTGAGCCGCGGAATGGATTTGCGGGCACGCCGCATCCCTTATGCCAACCTGGCTTTGCGCGGCACCTGGGCGGTGATCTGCCTGTTCGGTGCCAATCTGGCGCTGCGCCAGGGGGTGTTGGGGGATCCGCAAGGCGGCCAGATGCTGGTCAACGCGCATCTGGCCTTCAATGCGTCACTGCTGGTGCTTGCGCTGCCGGTTTGCACACCGTTGGGAGAAATCTTTGCCCGGCTGTTCCCCGAACCCGCGCAGACAGAGATAAACCATCCTGGGCGGCCTGTCAGTGCGCTGGAGCAGGGCAGCTATGGCTCAGCTGCGGTGTCTGTTTCGAACCTTAAACGCGAGCTGCTGCGAATGTCGGATCAGGTCAATGCCATGTTCCGCCCGGTACTGGAACTGTACCAATCGGGTGGCAAGGAGAAAATCAAGACCGTCCAGCTGATGGACGCCGAGGTCAACGCTGGGCTCTCCGGTGTCCGGAAATATGTGGCTGCGATCCCCGAGGATGGCTTTGATAAAGAACAGCTGAAGACGGCCCGCAGTCTGATGGAGTATGCGATCCGGCTGGAAACCGCTGGTGATGTGGTGGCGCGCCGGCTGACAGTTCTGGCGGGTGATTTGAACAAAAGGAACCTGAGCTTTTCCAGGGAAGGCTGGATGGAGATTACCCGGATGCATGAGGCAATCCTGGCCAATATGCAGCTGGCCTCCAATGTGCTGATCTCCGATGATTTGGAAAGTGCACGGCTGTTGAGCCTGGAAAAAACCGAATTGAAGCGGATGGAGCACGACAGCCGGAAACGTCACCTGAAACGGTTGCAGAATGGTGCCCGGGAAAGCTTTGACACGTCCGATATCCATTTGGAAACGCTGCGTGCCTTGCGCGAATTCAACAGCCACATTGCAGCTGTGGCCTATCCGGTTCTGTACCGGAACGGTCAGCTGCTGGAGACCCGGCTAATCAATGAAATGCTGCCGGAAGACGCCGAGTGA
- a CDS encoding DeoR/GlpR family DNA-binding transcription regulator: MSDSLSLSHRELELVDALRRLGGSARSAELAKMLDVSEETVRRTIKALNKAGAVQRVHGGAFLAGPQSATSFARRISENQKEKARIAARIAAHARDGMALFLDVGSTTAFVAEELRQKTGLIVVTNSIGAAQALANHNGNRVHLLGGELQSNERGTFGFVAEQQVRRFALDLAILSADAFSAKQGVLYHSAAEAQLAGVVADCTEQVALAMAHPKFAESAPHCGPSPRKISLLFTDRRPDKKLSAALAGWGVKVDVVPSGKDD; encoded by the coding sequence TTGTCGGACTCACTTTCTCTATCTCACCGCGAATTGGAGCTGGTGGACGCTTTGCGGCGCTTGGGCGGATCAGCCCGCAGTGCGGAGCTTGCAAAAATGCTGGATGTTTCCGAGGAAACTGTGCGCCGCACCATCAAGGCTCTGAACAAGGCTGGAGCCGTGCAACGGGTGCATGGCGGTGCCTTTCTGGCAGGGCCGCAAAGCGCGACCAGCTTCGCCCGGCGGATTTCTGAGAACCAAAAGGAAAAAGCCCGGATCGCGGCCCGGATCGCTGCACATGCCCGTGATGGCATGGCGCTGTTTCTGGATGTCGGCTCTACCACAGCATTTGTTGCCGAAGAGCTGCGGCAGAAGACCGGGTTGATCGTGGTCACCAATTCTATCGGAGCGGCACAGGCACTGGCAAACCACAATGGCAACAGGGTGCATTTGCTGGGTGGTGAATTGCAAAGCAATGAGCGCGGCACCTTTGGTTTTGTGGCTGAGCAGCAAGTCCGGCGGTTTGCGCTGGATCTGGCCATACTGTCTGCAGATGCATTTTCTGCCAAACAGGGCGTGCTCTATCACAGTGCGGCCGAGGCGCAGCTGGCCGGGGTGGTTGCCGATTGCACAGAGCAGGTGGCGCTGGCCATGGCCCATCCTAAGTTTGCGGAATCTGCGCCGCATTGCGGACCCTCTCCGCGCAAGATCAGTCTGCTGTTTACCGACCGCAGACCTGACAAGAAACTCTCAGCAGCGCTGGCAGGCTGGGGGGTGAAAGTGGACGTTGTTCCAAGTGGTAAAGATGACTGA
- the glyA gene encoding serine hydroxymethyltransferase, whose translation MSKDLFFTQPLSERDPELYASITAELGRQRDEIELIASENIVSAAVMEAQGSVLTNKYAEGYPGRRYYGGCQYVDVAENLAIDRAKALFGCDFANVQPNSGSQANQGVFQALIQPGDTILGMDLASGGHLTHGARPNQSGKWFNAVHYGVRESDNLIDYDQIQALATEHQPKLIIAGGSAIPRQIDFAKFREIADSVGAYFMVDMAHIAGLIAAGEHPSPFPHAHVATTTTHKTLRGPRGGMIVTNDEAIAKKVNSAIFPGIQGGPLMHVIAGKAAAFGEALKPEFKTYQKQVKANAAALADQLIQGGLDIVTGGTDTHVMLVDLRPKGVTGNIADKALGRAHITTNKNGIPFDPEKPTVTSGLRLGTPAGTTRGFGEAEFRQIADLIIEVIDGLAANGEDGNADVEAAVRAKVANLCARFPLYPNL comes from the coding sequence ATGTCCAAAGACCTCTTTTTCACCCAACCCCTCTCCGAGCGCGACCCTGAGCTTTATGCGTCGATCACCGCCGAGCTGGGCCGCCAGCGCGACGAGATCGAGCTGATTGCCTCCGAGAACATCGTCTCGGCGGCGGTGATGGAAGCGCAAGGCTCTGTGCTGACCAATAAATATGCCGAAGGCTATCCGGGGCGCCGGTATTACGGCGGCTGCCAGTATGTGGACGTGGCTGAAAACCTGGCCATCGACCGCGCCAAGGCACTGTTCGGCTGCGACTTTGCCAATGTGCAGCCGAACTCCGGCAGCCAGGCGAACCAGGGCGTGTTCCAGGCGCTGATCCAGCCCGGCGACACCATCCTGGGCATGGATCTGGCCTCCGGCGGCCACCTGACCCATGGCGCGCGTCCCAACCAGTCGGGCAAGTGGTTCAACGCGGTGCACTACGGCGTGCGCGAAAGCGACAACCTGATCGACTACGACCAGATCCAGGCGCTGGCAACCGAGCACCAGCCCAAACTGATCATCGCCGGCGGCTCCGCCATCCCGCGCCAGATCGACTTTGCAAAATTCCGTGAAATCGCCGACAGCGTCGGCGCCTATTTCATGGTCGACATGGCCCATATCGCGGGTCTGATCGCCGCCGGTGAGCACCCCTCGCCGTTCCCGCATGCGCATGTGGCCACCACCACCACCCACAAGACCCTGCGCGGCCCGCGCGGCGGCATGATCGTGACCAATGACGAGGCGATTGCCAAGAAAGTGAACTCGGCGATTTTCCCCGGCATCCAGGGCGGCCCGCTGATGCATGTGATCGCCGGCAAGGCGGCGGCCTTTGGCGAGGCGCTGAAGCCTGAGTTCAAGACCTACCAGAAACAGGTCAAGGCAAACGCGGCGGCCCTGGCGGACCAGCTGATCCAAGGCGGGCTGGACATCGTCACCGGCGGCACCGATACCCATGTGATGCTGGTCGATCTGCGTCCCAAAGGCGTGACCGGCAACATCGCCGACAAGGCGCTGGGGCGGGCCCATATCACCACCAACAAGAACGGCATCCCGTTCGACCCGGAAAAGCCCACCGTGACCTCGGGCCTGCGCCTCGGGACCCCGGCCGGCACCACCCGCGGCTTCGGCGAGGCAGAGTTCCGCCAGATTGCCGATCTGATCATCGAGGTGATCGACGGGCTGGCCGCCAACGGTGAAGACGGCAATGCGGATGTGGAAGCGGCGGTGCGCGCCAAGGTCGCGAACCTCTGCGCCAGATTCCCGCTGTACCCGAACCTGTAA